TATTTGCGAAAACCCTAAGCATAAACAAAAACAAGGGTAATTAAACAAGGAGGTGCACACATGGCACGTATTGCTGGTGTAGATATTCCACGTGAGAAACGCATCGTCATCTCACTCACTTACATCTATGGTGTTGGTAAAACGACTGCTCAAAAAGTCTTGAAAGAAACTGGTATCTCTGAAGATACTCGTACTCGCGACTTGACTGAGGAACAATTGAACCAACTTCGTGATGGTTTAGACAAAATCAAAGTTGAGGGTGACCTTCGTCGTGAAATCTCACTCAACATCAAACGTTTGATCGAAATCGGTTGCTACCGTGGTGTTCGTCACCGTCGTGGTCTTCCAGTTCGTGGTCAAAACACTAAAAACAACTCGCGTACTCGTAAAGGCCCACGCCGTACAGTAGCGAACAAGAAGAAGTAAGGGAGGGTAAACTAAGATGGCAAAACGCAAACAGAACGTTCGTAGTAAACGTAAAGTCAAAAAGAATATTGAATCTGGTATCGTGCATATCCGTTCAACATTCAACAACACGATCGTTACGATCACTGAT
This region of Exiguobacterium acetylicum DSM 20416 genomic DNA includes:
- the rpsM gene encoding 30S ribosomal protein S13, with the protein product MARIAGVDIPREKRIVISLTYIYGVGKTTAQKVLKETGISEDTRTRDLTEEQLNQLRDGLDKIKVEGDLRREISLNIKRLIEIGCYRGVRHRRGLPVRGQNTKNNSRTRKGPRRTVANKKK